A window of the Polypterus senegalus isolate Bchr_013 chromosome 4, ASM1683550v1, whole genome shotgun sequence genome harbors these coding sequences:
- the si:dkey-21a6.5 gene encoding tumor necrosis factor receptor superfamily member 9 — MSRYHETCSVVFVLCLLGFAVSQTTDGPSISNSTESSNSSTVTSTASPECLMVNTSTCLACSPGTHYSNETLNCSCCPDAGMCSSLAYCVLCPMGYFQLLAGQLQCLPCMQGFYSNSTGALFCHSCQPGSFSNRTASQICSECGPGYYTSIENSTTCEPCQLGTYCNTSRCTECLKCPTGSEALQIASRDCTLCRPGMYKTVHDTMCHICESGSYQTKWGQENCDICPSNYYCPSPDVSPILCPVDAFCPEGSVAPGYCMETFFRKVGDTCQLTPLTIALLVIAIALMIVIVLLVILRKRKDQDRELTLSRTPLLAKERTPKKSYGVAWDAEPVYAGW; from the exons GTTTTGCTGTCAGTCAGACTACAGATGGTCCATCAATTTCAAACAGCACAGAGAGCAGCAACAGTTCTACAGTAACCAGCACTGCATCTCCTGAATGCTTAATGGTAAACACATCGACCTGTTTGGCTTGCTCACCGGGAACCCATTATAGTAATG AAACATTGAATTGCTCTTGCTGTCCAGATGCTGGTATGTGTTCATCTCTTGCATACTGTGTATTGTGCCCCATGGGATACTTTCAGCTTTTGGCTGGACAGTTGCAGTGTCTTCCCTGTATGCAAGGCTTCTATAGCAA tTCGACTGGAGcccttttttgtcattcttgtcAACCTGGCTCATTTTCAAACAGGACAGCTTCACAgatttgttctgaatgtggtccag GTTACTACACATCTATAGAAAATTCCACAACATGTGAACCTTGCCAACTGGGGACATATTGCAA tactTCAAGATGCACAGAATGTTTAAAATGCCCTACTGGAAGTGAAGCTCTCCAGATAGCTTCAAGGGACTGCACGCTTTGTCGACCAG GTATGTACAAGACTGTCCATGACACCATGTGCCATATTTGTGAAAGTGGCTCTTATCAAACCAAGTGGGGACAGGAGAATTGTGACATTTGTCCTTCCAACTACTATTGTCCG AGCCCAGATGTAAGTCCTATCCTGTGTCCTGTTGATGCATTTTGTCCCGAGGGAAGTGTAGCTCCTGGTTACTGTATGGAGACTTTCTTCAGAAAGGTTGGAGATACGTGTCAGTTAACTCCTCTCACCATTGCATTGCTAGTCATTGCAATTGCAT TGATGATTGTCATCGTCCTTCTAGTGATCCTTAGGAAGAGGAAGGATCAGGACAGAGAGCTGACATTGTCAAGGACTCCTCTTTTGGCCAAAGAGAGAACCCCAAAGAAGAGTTATGGGGTTGCCTGGGACGCTGAACCAGTTTATGCTGGTTGGtag